A region of Granulibacter bethesdensis DNA encodes the following proteins:
- the trpC gene encoding indole-3-glycerol phosphate synthase TrpC, translating to MMTTLPASQPDQTTPTETGAATSTGYDVLARICADTRKEVTQRKALLSKETLINRIRDLPAPRGFGQALKDAVLQGGYGLITEIKKASPSGGLIRPHFNPAELAKAYQAGGATCLSVLTDEPYFQGDPEHLVSARAAVSLPVLRKDFILDPWQVYESRAMGADCILLIMAALTDDEARELEETARHLDLDVLAEVHDEGELDRALALQTGLIGINNRNLKTLKTDLSTTLNIAPLLPPDRFLVAESGIRTHEDIQRLAATGVRSFLIGESLMRQHDVTKAVRELIGIDSLPPVPPIA from the coding sequence ATGATGACAACACTTCCCGCCTCACAGCCGGATCAGACCACGCCAACCGAAACCGGGGCCGCCACGTCCACCGGTTACGATGTGCTGGCGCGTATCTGCGCCGATACCCGCAAGGAAGTGACGCAACGCAAAGCGTTGCTTTCCAAAGAAACGTTGATCAACCGTATTCGTGATCTGCCGGCCCCCCGTGGCTTTGGGCAGGCGCTGAAAGATGCCGTACTTCAGGGTGGCTATGGTCTGATCACCGAGATCAAGAAAGCATCGCCGTCCGGCGGGTTAATCCGCCCTCATTTCAATCCGGCCGAGCTGGCAAAAGCCTATCAGGCCGGGGGCGCGACCTGTCTGTCCGTGCTGACCGATGAGCCATATTTCCAGGGTGACCCGGAGCATCTGGTCTCTGCGCGTGCCGCGGTATCCCTGCCGGTGCTGCGCAAGGATTTCATTCTCGATCCTTGGCAGGTCTATGAAAGCCGCGCCATGGGGGCAGACTGCATCCTGCTGATCATGGCCGCCCTGACCGATGACGAAGCACGGGAACTGGAAGAGACCGCCCGTCATCTTGATCTGGACGTGCTGGCTGAAGTCCATGACGAAGGCGAACTCGATCGTGCACTGGCCCTTCAGACGGGACTGATCGGCATCAATAATCGCAATCTGAAAACCCTGAAAACAGATCTCTCTACTACCCTGAACATCGCGCCATTGCTTCCGCCCGACCGGTTTCTGGTCGCGGAAAGCGGCATCCGCACGCATGAAGACATACAGCGTCTGGCAGCAACGGGCGTACGCAGCTTTCTGATCGGCG